The proteins below come from a single Magallana gigas chromosome 10, xbMagGiga1.1, whole genome shotgun sequence genomic window:
- the LOC105342718 gene encoding RNA-binding protein 45 isoform X3, with the protein MAFRPHDKRHREMQEDVKPPNSRLFILCGKGIREDTFRDAFGKFGTVEDIWIVKDRRTMEEKGVVYIKFSKASEAALAMEEMNMKTLPGHPKPLKVLIASSKREGAVRDPREDEKNLRLFVICPKSYSKEDLKKEFEKFGDIDSVMVVSDKHSGERKGFGYVRFHRPYHAALAFENCDPSFKPKFADPKNSERGRERDRDFDLGSGGGYGGGGYDRETNRFGGGYNDFNDYDSRDRGSKRQYESIRGPPRDIYDAYMHEGANSGPPVSPAVPVNRGGQTPMDILQSYNTSTMSTRLQITAPIGLTQGYLTRLFSLIPGLEYCDLNETTGVAYARYISPQCANYARDKLNGFEYPIGSRLLVRFADEQRPMEGPPMGTPNMMDTSYGGYPGPRGGGGGGGGPPPDNQNETLRRAAAVLEKAGLNPDTILNTSYNFERVPYCSIPLPPPKQMMPEDTEVAQRLFIVCQPSGIPEKVLRDAFCRMGNLIDVYLLPARNYGYAKFATKECAMKAIQTLHGQNLAGNRLKVLEAEPPRGPEEEEPSKKPRM; encoded by the exons ATGGCGTTCCGACCGCATGACAAGAGACACCGAGAGATGCAAGAAGATGTTAAGCCTCCAAACAGTCGATTATTTATCTTATGCGGCAAAGGAATAAGAGAGGATACATTTAGGGATGCCTTTGGAAAGTTTGGAACCGTGGAAGATATATGGATTGTCAAAGACCGCAGGACAATGGAAGAGAAGG GGGTCGTTTACATCAAATTCTCCAAGGCATCAGAGGCAGCTCTAGCTATGGAGGAAATGAATATGAAGACTTTGCCTGGTCACCCCAAACCACTCAAA GTACTGATTGCCAGTAGTAAGAGAGAGGGTGCAGTCAGGGACCCCAGGGAGGATGAGAAAAACCTCCGTCTGTTTGTCATCTGTCCCAAATCTTACAGCAAAGAGGACCTCAAAAAGGAGTTTGAG aaatttggGGACATTGATTCTGTAATGGTGGTATCAGACAAACACTCGGGAGAGAGGAAGGGGTTCGGCTACGTCCGTTTTCACAGACCCTATCATGCAGCTCTTGCATTTGAAAACTGCGACCCAT cattcaagcccaaaTTTGCAGACCCTAAGAATTCTGAACGCGGGCGGGAACGAGATCGTGATTTTGACCTGGGAAGTGGGGGAGGATATGGTGGAGGGGGCTATGATCGGGAGACAAACCGATTCGGGGGTGGCTACAATGACTTCAACGACTATGACTCCCGAGACAGAG GTTCAAAGAGACAGTATGAGTCGATAAGAGGCCCTCCACGGGATATTTATGATGCCTACATGCATGAAGGTGCAAATTCTGGACCTCCTG TTTCTCCTGCTGTGCCGGTGAACCGTGGTGGACAAACTCCTATGGACATCCTACAGTCCTACAACACCTCCACGATGAGTACGCGGCTACAGATCACCGCCCCCATCGGCCTGACCCAGGGCTACCTCACACGTCTCTTCAGCCTCATCCCTGGACTGGAGTACTGTGACCTGAATGAAACAACAG GTGTGGCGTATGCGCGTTACATAAGTCCCCAGTGTGCAAACTACGCCCGAGATAAGCTGAATGGTTTTGAGTACCCCATTGGTAGCCGCCTGTTGGTCAGGTTTGCTGATGAGCAGAGACCAATGGAGGGGCCCCCCATGGGGACTCCAAACATGATGGACAC AAGTTATGGTGGGTACCCTGGTCCAAGAGGAgggggaggaggaggaggagggcCACCCCCAGACAACCAGAACGAGACTCTCAGACGG GCTGCGGCAGTGTTAGAGAAGGCGGGTCTGAATCCCGACACAATCCTTAACACATCCTACAACTTTGAGCGCGTGCCATACTGTTCCATTCCCCTCCCCCCACCCAAACAGATGATGCCTGAGGACACAGAGGTGGCTCAGAGGCTGTTCATTGTGTGCCAGCCCTCGGGGATCCCGGAGAAAGTTCTGAGGGACGCCTTCTGTAGGATGGGGAACCTCATTGATGTGTATTTACTGCCAG CTCGTAACTATGGTTATGCCAAGTTTGCCACCAAGGAGTGTGCAATGAAGGCAATCCAGACATTACACGGCCAAAACCTGGCAGGAAACAGGCTGAAAGTTCTGGAGGCGGAACCACCGCGGGGACCAGAGGAGGAGGAACCCTCTAAAAAACCAAGGATGTAA
- the LOC105342718 gene encoding RNA-binding protein 45 isoform X2, whose protein sequence is MAFRPHDKRHREMQEDVKPPNSRLFILCGKGIREDTFRDAFGKFGTVEDIWIVKDRRTMEEKGVVYIKFSKASEAALAMEEMNMKTLPGHPKPLKVLIASSKREGAVRDPREDEKNLRLFVICPKSYSKEDLKKEFEKFGDIDSVMVVSDKHSGERKGFGYVRFHRPYHAALAFENCDPSFKPKFADPKNSERGRERDRDFDLGSGGGYGGGGYDRETNRFGGGYNDFNDYDSRDRGSKRQYESIRGPPRDIYDAYMHEVASAVPVNLRGLSPGSLIRDLVSPAVPVNRGGQTPMDILQSYNTSTMSTRLQITAPIGLTQGYLTRLFSLIPGLEYCDLNETTGVAYARYISPQCANYARDKLNGFEYPIGSRLLVRFADEQRPMEGPPMGTPNMMDTSYGGYPGPRGGGGGGGGPPPDNQNETLRRAAAVLEKAGLNPDTILNTSYNFERVPYCSIPLPPPKQMMPEDTEVAQRLFIVCQPSGIPEKVLRDAFCRMGNLIDVYLLPARNYGYAKFATKECAMKAIQTLHGQNLAGNRLKVLEAEPPRGPEEEEPSKKPRM, encoded by the exons ATGGCGTTCCGACCGCATGACAAGAGACACCGAGAGATGCAAGAAGATGTTAAGCCTCCAAACAGTCGATTATTTATCTTATGCGGCAAAGGAATAAGAGAGGATACATTTAGGGATGCCTTTGGAAAGTTTGGAACCGTGGAAGATATATGGATTGTCAAAGACCGCAGGACAATGGAAGAGAAGG GGGTCGTTTACATCAAATTCTCCAAGGCATCAGAGGCAGCTCTAGCTATGGAGGAAATGAATATGAAGACTTTGCCTGGTCACCCCAAACCACTCAAA GTACTGATTGCCAGTAGTAAGAGAGAGGGTGCAGTCAGGGACCCCAGGGAGGATGAGAAAAACCTCCGTCTGTTTGTCATCTGTCCCAAATCTTACAGCAAAGAGGACCTCAAAAAGGAGTTTGAG aaatttggGGACATTGATTCTGTAATGGTGGTATCAGACAAACACTCGGGAGAGAGGAAGGGGTTCGGCTACGTCCGTTTTCACAGACCCTATCATGCAGCTCTTGCATTTGAAAACTGCGACCCAT cattcaagcccaaaTTTGCAGACCCTAAGAATTCTGAACGCGGGCGGGAACGAGATCGTGATTTTGACCTGGGAAGTGGGGGAGGATATGGTGGAGGGGGCTATGATCGGGAGACAAACCGATTCGGGGGTGGCTACAATGACTTCAACGACTATGACTCCCGAGACAGAG GTTCAAAGAGACAGTATGAGTCGATAAGAGGCCCTCCACGGGATATTTATGATGCCTACATGCATGAAG TTGCCTCTGCAGTCCCAGTAAACCTTAGAGGCCTGAGCCCAGGATCACTGATCCGAGATTTAG TTTCTCCTGCTGTGCCGGTGAACCGTGGTGGACAAACTCCTATGGACATCCTACAGTCCTACAACACCTCCACGATGAGTACGCGGCTACAGATCACCGCCCCCATCGGCCTGACCCAGGGCTACCTCACACGTCTCTTCAGCCTCATCCCTGGACTGGAGTACTGTGACCTGAATGAAACAACAG GTGTGGCGTATGCGCGTTACATAAGTCCCCAGTGTGCAAACTACGCCCGAGATAAGCTGAATGGTTTTGAGTACCCCATTGGTAGCCGCCTGTTGGTCAGGTTTGCTGATGAGCAGAGACCAATGGAGGGGCCCCCCATGGGGACTCCAAACATGATGGACAC AAGTTATGGTGGGTACCCTGGTCCAAGAGGAgggggaggaggaggaggagggcCACCCCCAGACAACCAGAACGAGACTCTCAGACGG GCTGCGGCAGTGTTAGAGAAGGCGGGTCTGAATCCCGACACAATCCTTAACACATCCTACAACTTTGAGCGCGTGCCATACTGTTCCATTCCCCTCCCCCCACCCAAACAGATGATGCCTGAGGACACAGAGGTGGCTCAGAGGCTGTTCATTGTGTGCCAGCCCTCGGGGATCCCGGAGAAAGTTCTGAGGGACGCCTTCTGTAGGATGGGGAACCTCATTGATGTGTATTTACTGCCAG CTCGTAACTATGGTTATGCCAAGTTTGCCACCAAGGAGTGTGCAATGAAGGCAATCCAGACATTACACGGCCAAAACCTGGCAGGAAACAGGCTGAAAGTTCTGGAGGCGGAACCACCGCGGGGACCAGAGGAGGAGGAACCCTCTAAAAAACCAAGGATGTAA
- the LOC105342718 gene encoding RNA-binding protein 45 isoform X1, which yields MAFRPHDKRHREMQEDVKPPNSRLFILCGKGIREDTFRDAFGKFGTVEDIWIVKDRRTMEEKGVVYIKFSKASEAALAMEEMNMKTLPGHPKPLKVLIASSKREGAVRDPREDEKNLRLFVICPKSYSKEDLKKEFEKFGDIDSVMVVSDKHSGERKGFGYVRFHRPYHAALAFENCDPSFKPKFADPKNSERGRERDRDFDLGSGGGYGGGGYDRETNRFGGGYNDFNDYDSRDRGSKRQYESIRGPPRDIYDAYMHEGANSGPPVASAVPVNLRGLSPGSLIRDLVSPAVPVNRGGQTPMDILQSYNTSTMSTRLQITAPIGLTQGYLTRLFSLIPGLEYCDLNETTGVAYARYISPQCANYARDKLNGFEYPIGSRLLVRFADEQRPMEGPPMGTPNMMDTSYGGYPGPRGGGGGGGGPPPDNQNETLRRAAAVLEKAGLNPDTILNTSYNFERVPYCSIPLPPPKQMMPEDTEVAQRLFIVCQPSGIPEKVLRDAFCRMGNLIDVYLLPARNYGYAKFATKECAMKAIQTLHGQNLAGNRLKVLEAEPPRGPEEEEPSKKPRM from the exons ATGGCGTTCCGACCGCATGACAAGAGACACCGAGAGATGCAAGAAGATGTTAAGCCTCCAAACAGTCGATTATTTATCTTATGCGGCAAAGGAATAAGAGAGGATACATTTAGGGATGCCTTTGGAAAGTTTGGAACCGTGGAAGATATATGGATTGTCAAAGACCGCAGGACAATGGAAGAGAAGG GGGTCGTTTACATCAAATTCTCCAAGGCATCAGAGGCAGCTCTAGCTATGGAGGAAATGAATATGAAGACTTTGCCTGGTCACCCCAAACCACTCAAA GTACTGATTGCCAGTAGTAAGAGAGAGGGTGCAGTCAGGGACCCCAGGGAGGATGAGAAAAACCTCCGTCTGTTTGTCATCTGTCCCAAATCTTACAGCAAAGAGGACCTCAAAAAGGAGTTTGAG aaatttggGGACATTGATTCTGTAATGGTGGTATCAGACAAACACTCGGGAGAGAGGAAGGGGTTCGGCTACGTCCGTTTTCACAGACCCTATCATGCAGCTCTTGCATTTGAAAACTGCGACCCAT cattcaagcccaaaTTTGCAGACCCTAAGAATTCTGAACGCGGGCGGGAACGAGATCGTGATTTTGACCTGGGAAGTGGGGGAGGATATGGTGGAGGGGGCTATGATCGGGAGACAAACCGATTCGGGGGTGGCTACAATGACTTCAACGACTATGACTCCCGAGACAGAG GTTCAAAGAGACAGTATGAGTCGATAAGAGGCCCTCCACGGGATATTTATGATGCCTACATGCATGAAGGTGCAAATTCTGGACCTCCTG TTGCCTCTGCAGTCCCAGTAAACCTTAGAGGCCTGAGCCCAGGATCACTGATCCGAGATTTAG TTTCTCCTGCTGTGCCGGTGAACCGTGGTGGACAAACTCCTATGGACATCCTACAGTCCTACAACACCTCCACGATGAGTACGCGGCTACAGATCACCGCCCCCATCGGCCTGACCCAGGGCTACCTCACACGTCTCTTCAGCCTCATCCCTGGACTGGAGTACTGTGACCTGAATGAAACAACAG GTGTGGCGTATGCGCGTTACATAAGTCCCCAGTGTGCAAACTACGCCCGAGATAAGCTGAATGGTTTTGAGTACCCCATTGGTAGCCGCCTGTTGGTCAGGTTTGCTGATGAGCAGAGACCAATGGAGGGGCCCCCCATGGGGACTCCAAACATGATGGACAC AAGTTATGGTGGGTACCCTGGTCCAAGAGGAgggggaggaggaggaggagggcCACCCCCAGACAACCAGAACGAGACTCTCAGACGG GCTGCGGCAGTGTTAGAGAAGGCGGGTCTGAATCCCGACACAATCCTTAACACATCCTACAACTTTGAGCGCGTGCCATACTGTTCCATTCCCCTCCCCCCACCCAAACAGATGATGCCTGAGGACACAGAGGTGGCTCAGAGGCTGTTCATTGTGTGCCAGCCCTCGGGGATCCCGGAGAAAGTTCTGAGGGACGCCTTCTGTAGGATGGGGAACCTCATTGATGTGTATTTACTGCCAG CTCGTAACTATGGTTATGCCAAGTTTGCCACCAAGGAGTGTGCAATGAAGGCAATCCAGACATTACACGGCCAAAACCTGGCAGGAAACAGGCTGAAAGTTCTGGAGGCGGAACCACCGCGGGGACCAGAGGAGGAGGAACCCTCTAAAAAACCAAGGATGTAA
- the LOC105342718 gene encoding RNA-binding protein 45 isoform X4: protein MAFRPHDKRHREMQEDVKPPNSRLFILCGKGIREDTFRDAFGKFGTVEDIWIVKDRRTMEEKGVVYIKFSKASEAALAMEEMNMKTLPGHPKPLKVLIASSKREGAVRDPREDEKNLRLFVICPKSYSKEDLKKEFEKFGDIDSVMVVSDKHSGERKGFGYVRFHRPYHAALAFENCDPSFKPKFADPKNSERGRERDRDFDLGSGGGYGGGGYDRETNRFGGGYNDFNDYDSRDRGSKRQYESIRGPPRDIYDAYMHEVSPAVPVNRGGQTPMDILQSYNTSTMSTRLQITAPIGLTQGYLTRLFSLIPGLEYCDLNETTGVAYARYISPQCANYARDKLNGFEYPIGSRLLVRFADEQRPMEGPPMGTPNMMDTSYGGYPGPRGGGGGGGGPPPDNQNETLRRAAAVLEKAGLNPDTILNTSYNFERVPYCSIPLPPPKQMMPEDTEVAQRLFIVCQPSGIPEKVLRDAFCRMGNLIDVYLLPARNYGYAKFATKECAMKAIQTLHGQNLAGNRLKVLEAEPPRGPEEEEPSKKPRM from the exons ATGGCGTTCCGACCGCATGACAAGAGACACCGAGAGATGCAAGAAGATGTTAAGCCTCCAAACAGTCGATTATTTATCTTATGCGGCAAAGGAATAAGAGAGGATACATTTAGGGATGCCTTTGGAAAGTTTGGAACCGTGGAAGATATATGGATTGTCAAAGACCGCAGGACAATGGAAGAGAAGG GGGTCGTTTACATCAAATTCTCCAAGGCATCAGAGGCAGCTCTAGCTATGGAGGAAATGAATATGAAGACTTTGCCTGGTCACCCCAAACCACTCAAA GTACTGATTGCCAGTAGTAAGAGAGAGGGTGCAGTCAGGGACCCCAGGGAGGATGAGAAAAACCTCCGTCTGTTTGTCATCTGTCCCAAATCTTACAGCAAAGAGGACCTCAAAAAGGAGTTTGAG aaatttggGGACATTGATTCTGTAATGGTGGTATCAGACAAACACTCGGGAGAGAGGAAGGGGTTCGGCTACGTCCGTTTTCACAGACCCTATCATGCAGCTCTTGCATTTGAAAACTGCGACCCAT cattcaagcccaaaTTTGCAGACCCTAAGAATTCTGAACGCGGGCGGGAACGAGATCGTGATTTTGACCTGGGAAGTGGGGGAGGATATGGTGGAGGGGGCTATGATCGGGAGACAAACCGATTCGGGGGTGGCTACAATGACTTCAACGACTATGACTCCCGAGACAGAG GTTCAAAGAGACAGTATGAGTCGATAAGAGGCCCTCCACGGGATATTTATGATGCCTACATGCATGAAG TTTCTCCTGCTGTGCCGGTGAACCGTGGTGGACAAACTCCTATGGACATCCTACAGTCCTACAACACCTCCACGATGAGTACGCGGCTACAGATCACCGCCCCCATCGGCCTGACCCAGGGCTACCTCACACGTCTCTTCAGCCTCATCCCTGGACTGGAGTACTGTGACCTGAATGAAACAACAG GTGTGGCGTATGCGCGTTACATAAGTCCCCAGTGTGCAAACTACGCCCGAGATAAGCTGAATGGTTTTGAGTACCCCATTGGTAGCCGCCTGTTGGTCAGGTTTGCTGATGAGCAGAGACCAATGGAGGGGCCCCCCATGGGGACTCCAAACATGATGGACAC AAGTTATGGTGGGTACCCTGGTCCAAGAGGAgggggaggaggaggaggagggcCACCCCCAGACAACCAGAACGAGACTCTCAGACGG GCTGCGGCAGTGTTAGAGAAGGCGGGTCTGAATCCCGACACAATCCTTAACACATCCTACAACTTTGAGCGCGTGCCATACTGTTCCATTCCCCTCCCCCCACCCAAACAGATGATGCCTGAGGACACAGAGGTGGCTCAGAGGCTGTTCATTGTGTGCCAGCCCTCGGGGATCCCGGAGAAAGTTCTGAGGGACGCCTTCTGTAGGATGGGGAACCTCATTGATGTGTATTTACTGCCAG CTCGTAACTATGGTTATGCCAAGTTTGCCACCAAGGAGTGTGCAATGAAGGCAATCCAGACATTACACGGCCAAAACCTGGCAGGAAACAGGCTGAAAGTTCTGGAGGCGGAACCACCGCGGGGACCAGAGGAGGAGGAACCCTCTAAAAAACCAAGGATGTAA
- the LOC105336541 gene encoding uncharacterized protein: MKKGRISAAVLLLVAYLLVQYAECKNNGTEGHFLVDGIDVEKLSDDEVRDLLDAEDVKFTGQLDIWIGKQSLKERHRIKRVAPIVARVAWMAGRALYRSLSHKVPHITRSGGRMTKQYFKNGGYWSARRDFNRFKPTGVTQFRGRTGQKGYTGKILDGKYQLTVRKKSSFGRPTLEIRSNTGGKVVRKVRYE, from the exons ATGAAGAAAGGTCGAATTTCTGCCGCAGTTCTGCTTCTAGTTGCATATCTGTTGGTGCAATACGCTGAATGCAAAAACAATGG GACCGAAGGACATTTTTTGGTCGATGGAATAGATGTTGAAAAACTGAGCGACGATGAGGTTCGTGACCTGCTCGATGCTGAGGATGTAAAGTTTACGGGACAGCTGG atatatggaTTGGCAAGCAGTCTCTCAAAGAGAGACATAGAATTAAGAGAGTTGCTCCAATTGTTGCAAGAGTTGCATGGATGGCCGGGAGAGCATTATATAGATCACTTTCACACAAAGTTCCCCACATTACCAGGAGCGGTGGAAGAATGACCAAACAATACTTCAAAAATGGAGGATACTGGTCAGCAAGACGGGATTTTAACAGATTCAAACCAACAGGTGTTACACAATTTAGAGGAAGAACT GGCCAAAAAGGATATACGGGGAAAATATTAGACGGAAAGTATCAATTAACAGTAAGGAAAAAGAGCTCTTTCGGACGCCCTACATTAGAAATTCGATCAAACACTGGCGGAAAAGTGGTCAGAAAAGTTCGGTATGAATGA